One genomic segment of Nitrososphaera sp. includes these proteins:
- a CDS encoding cation diffusion facilitator family transporter: protein MPADVQETKKRLKVSLALAIGIGVLEIAGGFYSNSISLVSDAAHVFTDAMSIGLSLFAITLATRMHVGVMTYGYHRAEVLAALANGLVLAGISVWVILEAVHRVINPAPINGPVVILTAAAGLAANLAIVSLLKNDAHKSINVKSAFTHVLYDAVSSVAVLLVGLIVIVSGNTYADAIVAVFIAALIARSAYSIVKESTHILLEGAPKDMDMNDIVNSIKEFQPVVDVHDLHVWTISSGMHALSGHVVVKDQMLSQYSSLVDDISRMLSAKFDIQHTTIQLEHDREISFKRTKFPVTK, encoded by the coding sequence ATGCCAGCAGATGTGCAAGAGACAAAGAAGCGCCTGAAGGTCTCGCTTGCCCTTGCCATTGGAATAGGAGTCCTAGAGATCGCGGGTGGATTCTATTCCAACAGCATATCGCTGGTAAGCGACGCAGCTCATGTCTTTACCGATGCAATGTCGATAGGTCTGAGCCTTTTTGCCATCACCTTGGCCACACGAATGCATGTCGGCGTAATGACGTATGGTTACCACCGCGCCGAGGTGCTGGCCGCCCTGGCAAACGGACTGGTGCTTGCAGGCATATCTGTTTGGGTTATTCTTGAAGCAGTACACAGGGTAATCAATCCAGCCCCCATAAACGGCCCGGTTGTAATACTGACTGCCGCCGCCGGGCTTGCGGCCAACCTTGCGATAGTGTCTCTGCTCAAAAATGATGCTCATAAAAGCATCAACGTAAAGAGCGCGTTTACACACGTCCTTTACGACGCTGTTTCTTCCGTTGCTGTCCTGCTAGTCGGCCTCATCGTTATTGTAAGCGGAAACACGTACGCGGATGCGATAGTCGCTGTGTTTATTGCGGCCCTCATTGCAAGAAGCGCCTACTCCATAGTGAAGGAGAGCACACACATACTACTGGAGGGCGCCCCGAAGGACATGGACATGAACGATATCGTAAATTCCATCAAAGAGTTCCAGCCTGTAGTGGATGTGCATGACCTCCACGTCTGGACAATTTCAAGCGGCATGCATGCATTGAGCGGCCACGTAGTTGTCAAGGACCAGATGCTGAGCCAATACAGCAGCCTCGTGGACGATATAAGTCGGATGCTTTCGGCCAAATTTGACATCCAGCATACAACGATTCAGCTGGAGCACGACAGGGAAATATCCTTCAAAAGGACAAAGTTTCCCGTCACAAAGTGA
- a CDS encoding winged helix-turn-helix domain-containing protein codes for MPEERNSNKIIRDILSAAVKEVGRLELMHIAALSHAQAADYIQSLVLDGLLECRRGGVIYKTTAKGLLWLDSVA; via the coding sequence ATGCCTGAGGAAAGAAACAGCAATAAGATAATCAGGGACATTCTAAGTGCAGCTGTTAAGGAGGTTGGCAGGCTCGAGCTTATGCACATAGCAGCTCTTTCACATGCTCAAGCCGCAGACTACATACAGTCGCTTGTACTAGACGGCCTTTTGGAATGCAGGCGAGGGGGAGTAATCTACAAGACTACTGCCAAAGGATTGCTGTGGCTTGATTCTGTTGCTTGA
- a CDS encoding winged helix-turn-helix domain-containing protein, producing MKYRSRTDIVSQILQTGNGGTTKTRIMYSAYLSYAQLKEYLSMLTENGLIEHSKPENKYRTTAKGLQFLEAYGKLNDLTVGPLVAQKD from the coding sequence ATGAAATATCGTAGTCGGACAGATATCGTTTCGCAAATACTCCAGACAGGAAATGGTGGGACGACAAAAACTCGCATTATGTATAGTGCTTACTTGTCATACGCTCAGCTAAAAGAATATCTCAGTATGCTCACTGAAAATGGACTGATAGAGCATTCAAAACCTGAAAACAAATACCGAACCACTGCAAAGGGACTGCAGTTCCTAGAAGCGTATGGAAAACTCAACGACCTGACTGTTGGCCCGCTTGTAGCGCAAAAGGATTAG
- the proS gene encoding proline--tRNA ligase — protein sequence MTSQSHDVGITVKKDEDFSEWYTQVVLKAGLVDYAPVKGFVILRPYGYSIWETIRDMLDRKFKETGHQNGFLPVLIPESLLAKEEDHFSGFTPEVFWVTQAGNNQLSERLALRPTSETLAYSVFAKWITSYRDLPLKINFWNTALRAEIKATKPFVRTSEFLWQEGHTVHETKEQAEKEVRDILEIYMQLIEGILAVPGIAGFKSDREKFVGADYTTTIEGLMPDGKALQMGTSHLLGQNFSRPFEIKYLGKDTKEHFAWQTSWGVSWRLIGAIVMVHGDDKGLILPPRVAPIQVVIVPIHRDKDAAKVKEYARQVAAELTAHGLRAHVDERDEYTSGWKFNEWELKGVPLRINIGPRDIEKNQAEFVRRDSREKTVVERSQVPGHAQRILEVIQAGMLERARSFRDAHTFSPESYDRFKSSIEQGGFVRVFWCGRQDCEVRIKEDTGADIRVLPFVQESATLSKCILCNGEARKTALFARAY from the coding sequence TTGACATCTCAATCCCACGACGTGGGCATCACTGTCAAAAAGGATGAAGATTTTAGCGAATGGTATACTCAGGTCGTTCTAAAGGCCGGTCTTGTTGACTACGCCCCTGTCAAGGGCTTTGTGATCCTCCGGCCTTATGGTTATTCGATTTGGGAGACAATTCGGGACATGCTTGACAGAAAATTCAAAGAGACTGGACACCAGAACGGCTTTCTTCCGGTCTTAATCCCGGAAAGTCTCTTGGCCAAGGAGGAGGATCATTTTAGCGGCTTTACGCCGGAAGTATTCTGGGTCACTCAGGCAGGAAATAACCAACTGAGCGAAAGGCTGGCCCTTAGGCCGACCTCAGAGACGCTGGCCTATTCCGTTTTTGCCAAATGGATCACAAGCTACAGGGATCTTCCTCTAAAGATAAACTTCTGGAACACGGCACTTCGTGCAGAAATAAAGGCTACCAAACCCTTCGTAAGGACCTCTGAATTTCTGTGGCAGGAAGGCCATACGGTTCATGAAACAAAGGAGCAGGCTGAAAAGGAGGTTCGCGACATACTTGAAATCTATATGCAACTGATCGAAGGCATTCTCGCCGTGCCGGGGATCGCAGGATTCAAGTCTGACAGGGAAAAGTTTGTGGGGGCGGACTACACCACCACGATAGAGGGCCTCATGCCTGACGGAAAAGCCCTGCAGATGGGTACCTCGCACCTTCTGGGCCAGAACTTTTCTAGACCTTTTGAGATAAAGTATCTTGGCAAGGATACAAAGGAACACTTTGCATGGCAGACATCATGGGGCGTTTCTTGGAGGCTAATCGGGGCAATCGTGATGGTCCACGGTGACGACAAAGGTCTTATTCTTCCGCCTCGTGTAGCGCCTATCCAGGTGGTCATTGTACCAATCCACCGCGACAAAGATGCAGCAAAGGTCAAAGAATACGCAAGGCAAGTAGCAGCAGAGCTCACTGCTCACGGACTTCGCGCGCATGTGGACGAGCGCGACGAGTATACTTCAGGATGGAAATTCAACGAGTGGGAGCTCAAGGGCGTGCCCCTGAGAATCAACATTGGTCCCAGGGACATTGAGAAGAATCAGGCCGAGTTTGTAAGACGGGATAGCAGGGAAAAGACCGTGGTCGAGCGCAGCCAAGTCCCGGGCCACGCGCAGCGAATCCTTGAGGTCATTCAGGCTGGCATGCTAGAGCGGGCAAGGAGCTTTCGCGATGCACACACCTTTTCCCCCGAATCGTATGACAGATTCAAGAGCAGCATAGAGCAGGGCGGATTTGTGCGGGTCTTCTGGTGCGGCAGACAGGACTGCGAGGTTCGAATCAAGGAAGACACGGGAGCGGATATCAGAGTACTACCATTTGTGCAAGAATCGGCCACTCTGAGTAAATGCATTTTGTGCAACGGCGAGGCCCGCAAGACAGCTCTCTTTGCCCGGGCATATTAA
- a CDS encoding HD domain-containing protein, producing MHNPYAQTTREGFIRFLEHDAKIRIDSLINGAIELAEEVHAGLLREDGSSPFLESHTWPVAIDVVTHYRTNNRTITSVEIVAAILHDIMEDDERILDLFHSKSYGFDAYISYRFGGKIQEIASRLKIPSLDNFQGQTTSEQETARFQSYAEMLYEADYDIKVIKLADRLNNMAFISKIPGHAKIRRYLREAEDFYIAYTMLPPKMTGFYNRMRSEYEKLRSLQPVVTKAI from the coding sequence ATGCACAATCCATATGCGCAGACAACCAGGGAGGGTTTCATACGGTTTCTGGAGCACGATGCAAAGATCAGGATCGACAGCTTGATCAATGGTGCCATCGAGCTTGCCGAAGAAGTCCACGCCGGGCTGTTGCGCGAAGACGGCAGCTCCCCATTCTTGGAGTCGCATACTTGGCCAGTCGCAATTGATGTCGTTACACACTACCGGACAAACAACCGAACAATTACGAGTGTCGAGATAGTTGCAGCCATACTCCACGACATTATGGAGGACGATGAAAGAATTCTCGATTTATTCCATTCAAAGTCCTACGGCTTTGATGCATACATTTCATACAGGTTCGGTGGTAAAATCCAGGAAATTGCAAGCCGGCTAAAGATTCCATCGTTGGACAACTTTCAGGGCCAGACGACTTCCGAACAAGAAACCGCAAGGTTCCAGTCGTACGCCGAAATGCTATACGAGGCAGATTATGATATCAAGGTCATAAAGCTCGCGGACAGACTGAACAATATGGCATTTATCAGCAAGATTCCGGGGCATGCAAAAATCAGGCGCTATCTGCGCGAGGCAGAGGATTTTTACATCGCGTACACGATGCTTCCGCCCAAGATGACAGGATTCTACAATAGGATGCGGTCAGAATACGAAAAACTCAGGTCCCTTCAGCCGGTTGTTACAAAAGCCATTTAA
- a CDS encoding electron transfer flavoprotein subunit beta, with translation MDPLKFGVLVKLEPDFSEGNVSYNADGTLNRAETKSILGPHSAVACSAAFYGKVKFGAKVMVGTMGPPIADSALQQAQMICDADELHLYSDRLFAGADTLATAEVLKTGVEKATIGKADIVFSGHRASDGETGQTGPQTAWKLGYSFLGNVIDYDLDPEKRLIRAKRLISLQGFHDVIEEVESPLPAFLALDPSYKPFFHKVSERLAEQKYLKEARERARDYKKYLTVFNVQQLGVDPKKVGLPGSPTIVYKVEKIPKAMASRKAQVIDGSDAASIRGVAEKIYQVLGGDVK, from the coding sequence TTGGATCCCCTAAAGTTTGGAGTACTGGTGAAACTCGAGCCTGATTTTTCTGAGGGCAATGTCAGCTACAATGCAGACGGCACACTTAACCGTGCGGAAACCAAGAGCATTCTTGGACCTCATAGCGCAGTGGCATGTTCAGCCGCCTTTTACGGTAAGGTGAAATTCGGAGCCAAGGTAATGGTAGGTACTATGGGTCCTCCGATTGCAGACTCGGCGCTCCAGCAGGCCCAGATGATTTGCGATGCCGATGAATTGCACCTGTACAGCGATAGGCTTTTTGCGGGCGCAGACACCCTCGCCACAGCCGAGGTGTTAAAGACCGGGGTCGAGAAGGCCACTATAGGAAAGGCAGACATCGTTTTTTCCGGCCACAGGGCGTCAGACGGGGAAACAGGGCAGACCGGTCCCCAGACAGCATGGAAGCTGGGCTATTCATTTCTCGGCAACGTGATTGACTATGACCTTGATCCCGAAAAACGGCTTATCCGGGCCAAACGGCTTATTTCACTACAGGGCTTCCACGACGTAATCGAGGAGGTCGAATCACCCCTTCCTGCTTTCCTAGCGCTTGATCCCTCATACAAGCCATTTTTCCACAAGGTAAGCGAACGCCTTGCAGAGCAGAAGTACCTGAAAGAGGCGCGGGAGCGAGCGCGGGATTACAAGAAATACTTGACCGTTTTTAATGTGCAGCAGCTAGGCGTCGACCCAAAGAAGGTCGGCCTTCCCGGTTCCCCGACAATTGTATACAAAGTGGAAAAGATACCAAAGGCAATGGCCAGTCGCAAGGCGCAGGTCATTGACGGTTCTGACGCTGCGTCAATTCGCGGAGTCGCCGAAAAAATCTATCAAGTTCTCGGAGGCGATGTGAAATGA
- a CDS encoding electron transfer flavoprotein subunit alpha/FixB family protein, whose protein sequence is MTQEGAKYEHLYVVIEHEDGQPVPVSLEMLGEARRLMDGFNSKYSSDEKVVAVVLGNQIRPLCDELIFYGADVVIYADSPELTHAQSLIDTKVLNQIATDAALVKQYSPGSADFLKPRYMFFAADSIGRHLSSTVLASLDSGLASDINKLVIEDLDIKHEHKTKGLNLKYEKTLEMYRPDFSGFLWTTILCLDNRNPANPREFHPQACSIIPGVFEPLERNEGRKGMVIDFQPKLEPGDLKVKTLSRQLIQSAVQFDGKKSIVSFGRGIKDAPEENIQLIESLAQVIGAEIGVSLPISKKPFPVNERESSTYMIADRVIGTSGRKVAPALYIAIGISGAMQHIVGMKEAGFVIAINPDEDCPMKDECDIFIKGRMEDVLPALIEQLRIVKPAAVEVKKR, encoded by the coding sequence ATGACACAAGAAGGCGCGAAATACGAACACCTGTATGTGGTTATTGAGCATGAGGACGGCCAACCCGTACCCGTGAGCTTGGAGATGTTAGGCGAGGCAAGGCGCCTGATGGACGGCTTTAACTCCAAGTATTCTTCAGACGAAAAAGTGGTGGCAGTAGTCCTCGGGAACCAGATTCGTCCCCTTTGTGATGAATTGATCTTCTATGGAGCGGACGTGGTAATTTATGCTGACTCGCCGGAACTAACTCACGCGCAAAGCCTGATAGACACTAAAGTACTGAACCAGATTGCAACGGATGCGGCGCTCGTCAAGCAGTACTCCCCGGGCTCGGCCGATTTCCTGAAACCTCGGTACATGTTTTTTGCGGCTGACAGCATCGGAAGGCATCTTTCATCGACCGTTCTGGCTAGCCTCGACTCCGGCCTCGCTTCCGACATAAACAAACTCGTAATCGAGGATCTAGACATAAAGCACGAGCACAAGACCAAAGGCCTTAACCTAAAGTATGAAAAAACGCTTGAAATGTACAGGCCGGACTTTTCTGGTTTTCTTTGGACCACGATACTCTGCCTAGACAACCGGAACCCGGCAAATCCCCGAGAGTTTCACCCCCAGGCCTGCAGCATTATCCCCGGAGTGTTCGAGCCGCTTGAACGCAATGAAGGCAGAAAGGGGATGGTTATTGACTTTCAACCAAAGCTGGAGCCCGGCGACCTCAAGGTAAAGACCTTAAGCAGGCAGCTAATCCAAAGTGCAGTCCAGTTTGATGGCAAGAAATCAATTGTGAGCTTTGGCCGCGGGATAAAGGATGCACCCGAGGAAAACATCCAATTGATTGAGTCTCTTGCTCAAGTTATCGGCGCTGAAATCGGCGTCTCTCTCCCGATATCGAAAAAGCCGTTTCCGGTAAATGAAAGAGAATCGTCGACGTACATGATTGCTGACAGAGTTATCGGCACAAGCGGCAGAAAAGTTGCGCCTGCATTGTATATTGCGATTGGTATTAGTGGTGCAATGCAGCATATAGTCGGCATGAAAGAAGCGGGATTTGTGATAGCGATTAATCCTGACGAGGATTGTCCGATGAAGGACGAATGTGACATTTTCATAAAAGGCAGGATGGAAGACGTGCTTCCAGCTCTAATAGAGCAATTGCGTATCGTAAAGCCAGCTGCAGTCGAGGTGAAGAAGCGCTAA
- a CDS encoding electron transfer flavoprotein, with product MEDFDAAIIGGGTAGLAALKQLANLGRQAVLIEAGKDTGTKNVSGGILYSKKPRHGKVFNAEDVFGSSFLAEAPYERKITKYILHATSGNKDYSIDLTRAHEYQSNYGCSVLLNKLISWLSVVAEESAQKFGGGIVSGVHVRSVKPEAAAEGSRMIIETDELEPFRCKAVIAADGVNSETAVMTGAREKFSQTELYQGVKVIVKMPEQIIEERFGIGPEEGAAHLFAGDVTLNHIGGGFVYTNRSTLSVGAVYHMDSLMENPAQPSALVDALIRNPVVSELLRDEVPVKSEVDKDLPKEEQLRTRFAVSKMVKNWTELRDAYYSPTGSQKMIESGKYKTREELKARLDSIRSDLESKYSTKFVSDYVELEYSAKLVPDGKRCMMKKPYHDNVLFIGDAAGRGVFIGPRIEGLNVGIDDAVRAANAISRALDRNDFGKSMGEHYSQSIEESPFTHDMREIDKDYLKIFLEATRGVPKDIVGQRYGMIFRLMSSSTLRGLAVGLANILGYDRLLPLVESVDTYVQVPMEIAEKMGRSVDATYQPTIPSLADRIARLSYDDDRKSHILVTDPQSEFIKKMVVLCPTACYSQEPDGKVTLQHEACVECGTCSKGTEWHHPRGEKGVIYQYG from the coding sequence ATGGAGGATTTTGATGCGGCAATTATCGGAGGCGGAACTGCAGGTCTTGCTGCGCTAAAGCAGCTAGCCAATCTTGGCCGCCAGGCAGTTCTTATCGAAGCGGGGAAGGACACAGGGACAAAAAACGTATCGGGAGGCATCCTGTATTCAAAAAAGCCACGCCATGGCAAGGTCTTCAATGCAGAAGATGTATTTGGCAGTTCTTTTCTTGCGGAGGCTCCCTATGAGCGCAAGATCACCAAGTACATACTCCACGCCACCTCGGGCAACAAGGATTATTCAATCGATCTTACTCGAGCTCATGAGTATCAATCCAACTATGGTTGCTCGGTCCTGCTTAACAAATTGATTTCGTGGCTCTCAGTCGTTGCCGAAGAAAGCGCCCAAAAGTTTGGCGGGGGCATAGTCTCGGGAGTCCACGTAAGGTCAGTAAAACCAGAAGCTGCGGCAGAAGGCTCAAGAATGATTATAGAAACCGACGAGCTCGAACCCTTCAGGTGCAAGGCAGTGATTGCTGCCGACGGCGTTAATTCCGAGACGGCTGTAATGACTGGCGCCAGAGAAAAGTTTTCGCAGACAGAGCTGTATCAAGGGGTCAAGGTTATCGTCAAAATGCCAGAGCAGATAATCGAGGAGCGCTTCGGGATTGGACCTGAAGAAGGAGCCGCCCACCTGTTTGCAGGTGACGTTACGTTAAATCACATCGGCGGCGGTTTTGTATACACCAACCGAAGCACCCTATCTGTCGGTGCTGTTTACCATATGGATTCACTTATGGAAAATCCCGCCCAGCCGTCCGCGCTTGTTGACGCCCTAATAAGAAATCCCGTAGTGTCCGAGCTGCTTCGAGACGAGGTGCCTGTCAAGTCAGAAGTGGATAAGGACCTGCCAAAGGAGGAACAGCTGCGCACCCGGTTTGCAGTAAGCAAAATGGTCAAGAACTGGACCGAGCTGCGGGACGCTTACTACTCTCCGACAGGCTCGCAAAAGATGATAGAATCAGGAAAATACAAAACGAGAGAGGAGCTAAAGGCTAGGCTTGATTCGATAAGATCCGACCTCGAATCCAAGTATTCGACCAAATTTGTTAGCGATTACGTCGAGCTTGAATACTCGGCAAAACTGGTTCCTGATGGCAAGCGCTGTATGATGAAAAAGCCCTATCATGACAATGTTCTCTTTATCGGCGATGCCGCGGGAAGGGGCGTGTTTATCGGCCCACGCATTGAAGGTCTGAACGTCGGCATCGACGACGCAGTAAGAGCTGCTAATGCAATTTCTCGAGCTCTAGACAGGAACGATTTCGGCAAGTCAATGGGGGAGCACTATAGCCAGTCTATTGAGGAGAGCCCCTTTACACACGACATGAGAGAAATTGACAAGGACTATCTCAAGATCTTCCTTGAAGCCACGCGTGGGGTTCCCAAAGACATCGTAGGACAGAGGTACGGAATGATCTTCAGGCTAATGTCCTCAAGCACTCTGCGCGGGCTCGCGGTTGGTCTTGCCAACATTCTCGGCTACGACCGGCTGCTACCTCTTGTCGAGTCTGTGGACACATACGTCCAGGTGCCAATGGAAATCGCAGAGAAAATGGGCAGGAGTGTTGATGCGACGTATCAGCCTACTATACCCTCATTGGCGGACAGGATTGCGAGGCTATCGTACGACGATGACAGGAAATCTCATATTCTGGTAACCGACCCGCAGTCCGAATTTATCAAAAAGATGGTCGTCCTCTGCCCGACCGCTTGTTACAGCCAGGAGCCGGACGGCAAGGTTACCCTTCAACACGAAGCGTGTGTTGAATGCGGCACGTGTTCAAAGGGCACTGAATGGCATCATCCAAGAGGAGAGAAAGGCGTTATCTATCAGTACGGATAA
- a CDS encoding thioredoxin family protein encodes MGAARRTKIDISTNEHLLDMVKTESSPQVLAPGMKAPAFNLKGVDGTLHSLSEFKSKTSLVVFICNHCPYVKARIGDLVTLQSKFKPSELQVIGINSNDPNYKDEGFDNMVKFSKQYNLNFPYLIDDTQSVARAYGAVCTPDPFLFYDGKLAFHGKINDALEPEAKPKVPVMENNVRKLLRGERLEKEFDPSIGCSIKWKEQ; translated from the coding sequence ATGGGAGCTGCGCGAAGGACAAAAATTGATATATCTACAAACGAACACCTGCTAGACATGGTAAAAACCGAGTCCTCTCCTCAGGTTCTTGCGCCTGGAATGAAAGCACCGGCGTTTAATCTAAAGGGCGTTGACGGCACCTTGCATTCACTTTCTGAATTTAAGAGCAAGACTAGTCTGGTTGTGTTTATTTGCAATCACTGTCCCTATGTCAAGGCTCGGATAGGCGATCTCGTCACTCTTCAGTCGAAATTCAAACCATCGGAGTTGCAGGTTATTGGTATCAACAGCAACGATCCGAACTACAAGGATGAGGGGTTTGACAACATGGTAAAGTTCTCAAAGCAGTATAACCTCAACTTTCCGTATCTTATTGATGATACACAGTCTGTTGCCCGGGCCTACGGAGCGGTTTGCACGCCAGATCCATTCTTATTTTACGACGGCAAATTAGCGTTTCACGGTAAGATTAACGATGCCCTGGAGCCGGAGGCAAAGCCCAAGGTCCCTGTAATGGAAAATAACGTTAGGAAGCTACTGCGGGGAGAAAGACTCGAAAAGGAGTTCGACCCGTCAATTGGCTGTTCAATCAAGTGGAAAGAGCAGTAG
- a CDS encoding tRNA (N(6)-L-threonylcarbamoyladenosine(37)-C(2))-methylthiotransferase: MTNPSLKPLLIESIPRLRGSKPKIWVEGYGCSASTADFEMIKGILKEAGYGMAANVSESALSIIVTCSVKDRTEHRMVHRIKRLAGLQKPLIVAGCLPKADERLVGRISPQASLMGPDSIERTAEIVDRALAGSITTALDGPAGAKLGLPKVRLNEAVAIVEIASGCLSECSFCQTKLAKGELRSYRPIDICDQIEREIAEGCREIWLTSTDNGCYGRDIGTDLADLVVRCSRIKPERPASGTSEFMVRVGMLNPMYLPPIQKRLIEAFRNDRIFKFLHVPVQSGSDSVLKKMKRGHTAETFLKTAAAFRSSIPETTIATDIIVGFPSETTRDFELTLDLLRQSEPDIINISRFSARPGTSAAKMRPRADSSEIKRRTVEAHALARELMTRRNSGWLGWAGRIIIDEIDDHHVQGRNLAYKPVVLENPPLGIKLGKFVDVRISDYTPLVLRGRVT, translated from the coding sequence TTGACCAATCCCAGCCTAAAACCTCTGCTCATTGAATCAATTCCAAGGCTGAGAGGTTCCAAACCGAAAATTTGGGTTGAAGGATATGGTTGTTCAGCCAGCACTGCAGATTTTGAAATGATAAAGGGCATTCTAAAGGAGGCCGGTTATGGAATGGCGGCTAATGTGTCCGAGTCAGCACTTAGCATTATCGTGACATGTTCAGTCAAGGACAGGACCGAACACCGTATGGTCCACAGGATAAAGCGGCTTGCAGGATTGCAGAAACCCCTGATAGTCGCGGGATGTTTGCCCAAGGCCGACGAGCGGCTCGTGGGGAGAATATCTCCTCAAGCCTCACTGATGGGTCCGGATTCGATTGAAAGAACAGCAGAAATAGTCGACCGGGCACTTGCGGGCTCAATAACTACTGCACTTGATGGCCCCGCGGGCGCCAAGCTCGGTCTGCCCAAAGTGAGGCTCAACGAGGCCGTCGCAATTGTCGAGATCGCAAGCGGATGCCTGAGTGAGTGCAGCTTTTGTCAGACGAAATTGGCAAAAGGGGAGCTGCGAAGCTACCGGCCCATTGATATATGCGACCAAATCGAGCGGGAGATTGCTGAGGGTTGCAGAGAGATATGGCTCACTTCCACGGATAACGGTTGCTATGGGCGAGACATTGGCACGGACCTTGCGGACCTTGTAGTCAGATGCTCTCGCATAAAGCCAGAGAGGCCAGCATCGGGCACTTCAGAGTTTATGGTGAGGGTGGGCATGCTAAATCCGATGTACCTTCCCCCCATCCAGAAAAGATTAATCGAGGCATTTAGAAATGACAGAATTTTCAAGTTTCTTCACGTTCCAGTCCAGAGCGGCAGCGATTCGGTTTTGAAGAAAATGAAGCGCGGGCATACTGCCGAGACCTTCCTAAAAACAGCAGCCGCGTTCCGATCAAGCATTCCGGAAACCACAATAGCAACAGACATTATTGTCGGGTTTCCCTCCGAAACCACCCGAGACTTTGAACTTACACTAGACTTGCTCCGACAAAGCGAACCGGACATAATCAACATCTCCCGCTTCAGTGCCAGGCCCGGCACTAGCGCCGCAAAGATGCGTCCCAGAGCAGATTCATCCGAGATAAAAAGGCGGACCGTAGAGGCCCATGCCCTCGCCAGAGAACTGATGACAAGAAGAAACTCAGGCTGGCTTGGGTGGGCAGGCAGGATAATAATTGACGAGATTGACGACCATCATGTCCAGGGCAGGAACTTGGCGTACAAGCCTGTAGTTCTAGAGAATCCACCATTGGGAATAAAGTTGGGAAAGTTTGTCGATGTGAGGATTAGCGACTACACGCCACTGGTTCTCCGGGGCAGAGTTACCTAG